A region from the Corylus avellana chromosome ca7, CavTom2PMs-1.0 genome encodes:
- the LOC132187468 gene encoding lysine-specific demethylase REF6-like, with protein MAASEAAQEVLPWLKTLPLAPEYHPTLSEFQDPISYIFKIEKEASKYGICKIVPPVPPSPKKTAIANLNRSLSARNPESEPTFTTRQQQIGFCPRRPRPVQRPVWQSGEYYTFEQFEAKAKAFEKTYLKKCGGGGKRGGAGAHPSALEIETLYWKATVDKPFSVEYANDIPGSAFVPFSPKKSREVGWEGVSLGETAWNMRGVSRSNGSLLRFMKEEIPGVTSPMVYVAMLFSWFAWHVEDHDLHSLNYLHMGAGKTWYGVPRDAAVAFEEVVRVHGYGGEINPLVTFAILGEKTTVMSPEVFSSAGVPCCRLVQNAGEFVVTFPRAYHTGFSHGFNCGEAANIATPEWLRVAKDAAVRRASINYPPMVSHFQLLYDLALALCSRIPASISAEPRSSRLKDKKKGEGETMVKELFVQNVVQNNDLLRILGNGSSVVLLPQSSSDISVCSKLRVGSQLRVNASLAPGLCSSGEVMKMKSSSVVSDDLVRDRNQGIGLVKGSFPVKGNFGSLYERNRISSLSRFNNMCSSNSKTLNTDCERENTIQSDGLSDQRLFSCVTCGILSFACVAIIQPREPASRYLMSADCSFFNDWVVGSGVVGDGFTIANGSAITSDQDIGTGRFLERSPLETCLHYMILDCDQVEIFYVSGPGIYVQHVPFG; from the exons ATGGCAGCTTCGGAGGCAGCTCAGGAGGTGCTCCCATGGCTCAAAACCTTACCTTTGGCTCCGGAGTACCACCCGACCCTATCCGAGTTCCAAGATCCGATTTCCTACATTTTCAAGATCGAGAAGGAGGCCTCCAAGTATGGAATCTGCAAAATCGTCCCGCCGGTGCCACCCTCGCCGAAGAAGACTGCAATTGCGAACCTGAACCGGTCGCTGTCGGCGCGGAACCCAGAGTCCGAGCCCACATTCACGACCCGGCAGCAGCAGATCGGGTTCTGCCCAAGAAGGCCCCGCCCGGTTCAGAGACCCGTGTGGCAGAGCGGCGAGTATTACACGTTCGAGCAGTTCGAGGCCAAGGCCAAGGCCTTCGAGAAGACCTATTTGAAGaagtgtggtggtggtgggaagAGAGGTGGGGCTGGGGCGCACCCTTCGGCCCTGGAAATCGAGACCCTTTATTGGAAGGCCACCGTGGACAAGCCCTTCTCAGTGGAGTACGCGAACGACATTCCGGGCTCGGCCTTCGTGCCGTTTAGTCCCAAGAAAAGCAGGGAGGTGGGGTGGGAGGGTGTGAGCCTTGGAGAGACTGCGTGGAACATGAGGGGGGTGTCGCGGTCGAATGGGTCTCTGTTGAGGTTCATGAAGGAGGAGATTCCTGGGGTCACGTCTCCGATGGTGTACGTAGCCATGTTATTTAGCTGGTTCGCTTGGCACGTGGAGGATCACGACTTGCACAGCTTGAATTACCTGCACATGGGGGCCGGGAAGACGTGGTACGGCGTGCCGAGGGACGCCGCTGTCGCGTTCGAGGAGGTGGTCAGGGTTCATGGCTATGGAGGAGAGATCAACCCTCTTG TTACTTTTGCTATTCTTGGGGAAAAGACCACAGTGATGTCACCTGAAGTGTTTAGTAGTGCAGGGGTTCCATGTTGCAG GTTAGTGCAAAATGCTGGGGAATTTGTTGTCACTTTCCCACGAGCCTATCATACAGGGTTCAGTCATG GATTTAACTGTGGGGAGGCAGCTAATATTGCAACTCCTGAATGGTTGAGAGTTGCTAAAGATGCTGCTGTTCGAAGAGCTTCTATCAATTATCCTCCCATGGTGTCTCATTTCCAGTTACTTTATGATCTTGCACTGGCATTATGTTCAAG AATACCTGCGAGCATCAGTGCTGAACCACGAAGTTCTCGgctaaaagataagaaaaagggTGAAGGAGAAACAATGGTTAAAGAGCTATTTGTGCAGAATGTAGTACAGAATAATGACCTGCTTCGCATTCTTGGAAACGGATCTTCAGTTGTACTTCTTCCACAAAGTTCTTCTGATATATCCGTTTGTTCGAAATTACGTGTTGGATCCCAGTTAAGAGTAAACGCCAGCTTGGCCCCTGGTTTATGCAGTTCTGGGGAAGTGATGAAAATGAAATCCTCAAGTGTAGTTTCTGATGATCTTGTGCGAGACAGGAACCAGGGAATTGGGCTAGTGAAAGGTTCCTTTCCAGTGAAAGGAAATTTTGGCTCTTTGTATGAGAGGAACAGAATATCCTCATTGAGTAGATTTAATAATATGTGCTCCTCAAATTCCAAGACACTGAATACAGACTGTGAAAGAGAAAACACAATTCAAAGCGATGGGTTGTCAGATCAGAGACTATTTTCATGTGTCACATGTGGAATTCTAAGCTTTGCTTGTGTTGCCATCATTCAACCAAGAGAACCAGCTTCTAGATACCTTATGTCAGCTGATTGTAGCTTCTTTAATGATTGGGTTGTTGGTTCTGGAGTAGTTGGTGATGGGTTTACCATTGCTAACGGGAGTGCAATTACTTCTGATCAGGATATTGGTACAGGTAGGTTTCTAGAAAGATCTCCTCTTGAAACTTGCCTTCATTATATGATCTTAGATTGTGATCAAGTAGAGATTTTCTATGTTTCTGGACCTGGCATCTATGTCCAACATGTGCCTTTCGGGTGA
- the LOC132187686 gene encoding histidinol dehydrogenase, chloroplastic-like, which produces MILQNSEAMISIDMPAGPSEVLVIADRNSNPVHVASDLLSQAEHGPDSQVVLVVSGDGVDLKAIEEEISKQCQSLPRGEIALKALSHSYTVLARDMFEAISFSNLYAPEHLIINVKDAEKWESFIENAGSVFLGQWTPESVGDYASGTNHVLPTYGYARMYGGVSLDSFLKYMTVQSLTEEGLTKLGPYVAAMAEVEGLEAHKRAVTLRLQDIEARQVSGMR; this is translated from the exons ATGATTCTCCAA AACAGTGAAGCCATGATTTCAATTGACATGCCCGCAGGCCCTTCAGAAGTGTTAGTCATTGCTGACAGAAATTCCAATCCTGTTCATGTAGCTTCGGATTTGCTTTCTCAG GCCGAGCATGGTCCTGACAGTCAGGTTGTTCTTGTTGTCTCTGGGGATGGTGTCGATTTAAAAGCTATAGAGGAGGAAATCAGCAAGCAGTGCCAAAGCCTTCCAAGGGGAGAGATTGCTTTAAAAGCATTGAGCCACAGTTACACTGTGTTAGCACGTGATATGTTTGAG GCAATCTCTTTTTCAAACTTGTATGCACCCGAGCATCTGATCATTAATGTGAAGGATGCAGAAAAGTGGGAGAGTTTCATTGAGAATGCAg GCTCCGTATTTTTAGGGCAGTGGACGCCCGAGAGCGTGGGAGATTATGCAAGTGGGACGAACCATGTCCTTCCGACATATGGGTATGCAAGGATGTATGGCGGGGTGTCTTTGGACTCCTTCCTCAAGTATATGACAGTACAATCTTTGACAGAGGAAGGTCTGACGAAGCTTGGCCCATATGTGGCAGCAATGGCTGAAGTTGAGGGATTGGAAGCCCACAAAAGAGCTGTAACTCTTAGACTTCAGGATATTGAAGCTAGGCAGGTTTCCGGTATGAGATGA
- the LOC132187956 gene encoding uncharacterized protein LOC132187956 has translation MEMSGCLHDWTVLTQALLERFGPLGYDDPMEALSKLKQTTSVDDYKEKYEALSNRVRGIDDQNRLSCFLGGLKNEIRLPVRMFKPQSLLAAYGLAKVQEEHVLNGRRFKTYSGSGGNFSSLGMPRGEGFNSHNLTLGTPKAIVSIQKISQAQMEDRRKKGLCYNCDAKWQYGHKCQNPKLFLLEGLDELEVSPNLELEKEDLMEVSYAEENPEISLHAITGSQHPKTMRLVGWIGNLKIMILVDSGSTHNFVDSSVCKKVRMSICSEQRIKVKVANGEEVLSEGKCTNLKIQLKEFSFLAEAFVIMLAGCDMVLGIQCVEDTETVLKGSELEGLLAEVSDIFAEPKGLPPHRSQDHAIVLKLEAKPVCVRPYRKADGSWRMCMDYRALNNETIKDKFPIPVIDELLDELHGSRVYSKLDLRSGYHQIRVKKEDIHKTAFRTHEGHYEFLVMPFGLTNAPSTFQSLMNDIFRPYLRKFILVFFDDILVYSPNLILHLQHLQVTLEILRSHQLLAKRSKCRFGCSEVDYLGHLISAEGVRADSKKLSAMAEWSKPKSLKALRGFLGFTGYYRKFVKGYGSIAAPLTDLLKKNDWQWNEMAEKAFEDLKKSCEGTEWEHGTYKIFCGSRGTVLQEEGLCHRGLEESGFAFYSCKSPGRLTKYSHFIPLKHPYTAEKLALIFMSQIFKLHGMPQSIISNRDSTFTSRFWTEVFKLEGVFLAFSTAYHPQSDGQSEAVNKYVENYLRCMVCDRLKEWVTWLDLAEYCYNTSFHHSTRVTPFEALYGYLPPRLLTYMPGTTKIAAVEDQLQTRDHLLQLLKENIQRSQDRMKRYADLKRTERSFQEGDWVYLRLQPYRQLSLKLKLGRSIIPISHLPPVDAQGIIKPEPEEILNRRSRKIHNRAVVELLVRWQGQLPE, from the exons ATGGAAATGTCTGGTTGCTTGCATGATTGGACTGTTTTAACTCAAGCATTGCTAGAAAGATTTGGTCCTTTGGGGTATGATGACCCTATGGAGGCTCTTTCTAAACTGAAACAGACCACTAGTGTCGATGAttataaggaaaaatatgaGGCTTTGTCCAATAGAGTAAGAGGAATTGATGATCAAAATAGGCTGAGTTGTTTTTTGGGAGGGTTGAAAAATGAAATCAGGCTTCCTGTTAGGATGTTTAAGCCTCAATCGTTGTTAGCAGCCTATGGGTTGGCTAAGGTTCAGGAAGAACATGTATTAAATGGGAGAAGATTTAAGACTTATAGTGGTTCTGGTGGAAATTTTTCAAGCCTCGGCATGCCACGGGGTGAGGGTTTTAATAGCCACAATTTAACCTTAGGAACTCCTAAAGCCATAGTTTCTATCCAGAAAATTTCTCAGGCACAGATGGAGGATAGAAGGAAAAAGGGATTATGTTATAATTGTGATGCGAAATGGCAATATGGGCATAAAtgccaaaaccctaaactcttTCTGTTGGAAGGATTAGATGAGTTAGAAGTGAGCCCTAACTTGGAATTGGAGAAGGAGGATTTGATGGAGGTTAGCTATGCTGAGGAGAATCCAGAAATCTCCTTGCATGCTATTACAGGCAGTCAACATCCCAAAACTATGAGACTTGTAGGTTGGATTGGGAACTTGAAAATCATGATTTTAGTGGACAGTGGCAGTACTCATAACTTTGTAGATTCTTCAGTTTGCAAGAAAGTTAGGATGTCAATATGTAGTGAGCAGAGGATTAAAGTGAAGGTGGCTAATGGGGAAGAAGTTTTGAGTGAAGGAAAGTGCACTAATCTGAAAATTCAGCTTAAGGAATTCTCTTTTCTAGCTGAAGCATTTGTTATTATGTTAGCTGGTTGTGATATGGTTTTGGGAATTCAGTG TGTGGAGGATACAGAAACAGTACTTAAAGGGTCAGAATTGGAAGGGTTGCTAGCTGAGGTTTCTGATATCTTTGCTGAACCTAAGGGTTTACCACCTCATAGGTCTCAAGACCATGCAATTGTTTTGAAGTTAGAAGCTAAGCCAGTGTGTGTAAGGCCTTATAG GAAGGCTGATGGCTCTTGGCGGATGTGTATGGATTATAGAGCATTAAACAATGAAACAATCAAGGATAAGTTCCCTATTCCTGTGATTGATGAGTTGTTGGATGAATTACATGGCTCTAGGGTATATTCTAAGCTAGATTTGAGGTCTGGCTACCATCAGATCAGAGTGAAGAAGGAAGATATACATAAAACAGCATTCAGAACACATGAGGGTCactatgagtttttggtaatgccCTTTGGCTTAACCAATGCACCATCAACTTTTCAAAGTTTGATGAATGACATCTTCAGGCCATATTTGAGGAAatttattttggtgttttttgatGATATCTTGGTTTACAGTCCTAACCTGATTCTCCATTTACAACATCTGCAAGTTACCTTAGAAATTTTGAGGTCTCATCAGTTGCTTGCTAAGAGGAGTAAATGTAGATTTGGCTGTTCTGAAGTGGACTACTTAGGTCATCTGATTTCAGCTGAAGGAGTGAGGGCTGATAGTAAGAAGTTGTCTGCCATGGCAGAATGGTCTAAACCTAAATCCTTGAAAGCTTTAAGGGGATTCTTAGGTTTTACAGGCTACTACAGGAAATTTGTTAAGGGTTATGGTTCCATTGCAGCACCCTTAACtgatttgttgaaaaagaatgaTTGGCAGTGGAATGAAATGGCTGAGAAAGCATttgaagatttaaaaaaaagctGTG AAGGTACTGAGTGGGAACATGGGACATACAAAATATTCTGTGGTTCAAGGGGTACTGTTTTACAAGAAGAGGGTCTATGTCACCGAGGCCTTGAAGAATCAGGTTTTGCATTTTATTCATGCAAGTCTCCTGGCAG GTTGACAAAGTATTCTCACTTTATACCTCTCAAACACCCTTATACAGCAGAGAAATTAGCTCTAATTTTTATGAGTCAGATATTCAAGCTTCATGGAATGCCTCAGTCCATCATTTCAAATCGAGACTCCACTTTTACAAGTAGGTTTTGGACTGAAGTTTTTAAGCTGGAGGGGGTATTCTTAGCTTTCAGTACTGCTTACCATCCTCAATCTGATGGGCAGTCTGAAGCAGTCAACAAGTATGTGGAAAATTACTTACGTTGTATGGTTTGTGATAGACTAAAGGAGTGGGTTACTTGGCTGGATTTAGCAGAATATTGCTACAACACTTCATTTCATCACTCTACTCGAGTGACACCCTTTGAGGCTCTCTACGGTTACTTACCACCCAGGCTGCTGACCTACATGCCAGGAACAACTAAGATAGCTGCTGTGGAAGACCAGCTTCAGACGAGGGATCACTTGCTGCAACTTTTAAAAGAGAACATACAGAGAAGTCAAGACCGCATGAAAAGATATGCTGATTTGAAAAGAACTGAAAGGAGTTTTCAAGAGGGAGATTGGGTGTATTTGAGGTTGCAGCCATACAGACAATTATCT CTTAAGTTGAAGTTGGGAAGATCAATCATTCCAATTTCACACTTACCTCCAGTTGATGCGCAGGGGATCATCAAACCAGAGCCAGAGGAAATCTTGAACCGCAGATCACGGAAGATTCACAATCGCGCGGTGGTGGAATTACTGGTGCGTTGGCAGGGACAGCTTCCAGAATAA